TTCGTTAAAGACTATTTTCTTTTGTTCGAATTTTAACGCATCGTTTCAAACCGAGTTTAGCTAGTTCAAAATTTCATTAGGCGATACGCACACGAATTGTTTTGAAATCTGATACAGGATCCCTCAGTAGGCACACAATCGAGTTCCCGTGGCTGATTTCAACTGACAATGCTAGTCTGGGTTAGCCAAATAGCGATAAACTTTTCAAGACTCTCGCTCCCATCCTTCATATGCTCACTCGAAAGTATAGCACACATTTTATGGAGCTAGCATTTCTTGATGGCAAGAGGCTCGAGTCACAGCCCGAACTGAGACAAGCTGTCTAGGAAAACGTCCTAAACAACTCCCGCTTCCGAAACAAACACTTGCTGGGTAGTATATACttatgcaaattaaaaaaaaaaagatatcataaTCTGAAATAATTGAGCTTGTTCATAGTCTTCAAACTCGTAATGTAAAAGCGTTGAAATTTTTTTAGTGTTATGGTAGATGCAAGTATTTTTCGTTTAAGGTCAGTGTTAACAAAAACTGTGCAAGCTTATCCTTTGATCCGTGAAAATGTCTCCATTACAAACATCAAATGTAAGCAACTCACTACCCACTAGGTGGGCACTCGTATTTATTGACGCACTGTCCAAGACTCGTTAATTGATGTTATCAGAAATTTCTAACTAGAAATGTACCGTAAGTATAAAAAAGGATTGCGGCTATTTTGAGTCGATCATGCTTCATAAACATAAGCTACAGGTAAAATTTGATTTATTTCTACCGCAAACGTCTTTGTGTGGTATGTTTGCCTACGCACTTGGATCCAGCAACCTACAAAAGCGTGAGATTGTTCTAACTGCGTATAATTTTTACGTCCAATTTTTACAACTGGAATTTCTGTTAGAAAGATCCCTGTTTCAAAATTAGATACCATAGTTGCTCCTAAAACAATGTGCGTTAGATCTAAATCAGTGAGGCCTTGCCAACCCGTATGCACGTCTTTACGAGTTTCTAACCACTGAAAAATTACATATTCTATCGGTTCTTGAATTCAATGTGGACATCAATTTACAAATCTTGTCTCTCCCGCCACTATTCTGCTGCGGCACTGCTGTCAGTCGGAAGCAGTGTTGCCAAGCGTACTAATTTTACTAGACTTGAGTGACGTGTCATTCATGAACACCTCTGACGTTTCCTACAAATAACGTCCGTCCCACTGTGTGCACGAGGCGAAGTGGTTGCCAGTTTATTTAGAAGCCTTACATATGCGACGCATGGGACGAGGTCATCTTGCAACATTGCGCCGCTGTCCATCGCTTGTGCTGTTTCTCGTAAGGGCCGACGGGAGGCAGCACTTCCTTGCAGTACTACCAAACAAGCAGAAAACTAATGGTTGGTACAACCTCCATTCGCGGCTTCGTAATGCATTAAATATCACTTTACTCACTGCGACGCAACTGACAAATCTGGCGCTGTTAAAAAGCGTAATACGAGAGAATCAAAATACTCTCTCACACACTTTTTTATATAAATACGGGTTCTTTGCTCAAAGAGAACTTTAAACTCATCAAGGAAATAAAAGTACACCTTTTCAGAATTAAAATGAATATTGTATtccgtttttgttttattttgtacaacTTAGGTATAAATATGTGCTCTTCTGTatgaaacaaaaattgtatttttctttttacaaatcaGGTCCTCGAAAATGGGACGTTAATTGTACTCCATAAAATTTGCCGCTTGTGTAAGATTTTTTTAATACGCTATATATGTTCCTACGTATTCGAACTAGACAGCTCTATCAAATATAATTGAGTCGTATTATTTACATAATATTGCaattaaactttaattttatttgtcACCGCTTTGAGTTCCTACTTTTCACATAATTAAGGAAGAAACGATGATCTAACTTCCTACAATTTAACTATCCACAGCACCAGTCCGAAAGTATAAAACCGTGACATACTGTTCTGTCATAAGTGATAGCAAACAATATACCTGTCATACTTTATATTGAAAGCTGGTCTTAAGTTCCCCAGTTAACGTAGAGGAGTTTCCCACATTATGTTCTCTGTGAGTGACATTTGCTGTATATCTTTATTAGTATCAGTAAACATATTTCTGTACTTTGCAGATAAAATTAAATTTACCTATTTCGTGATACGAAGGTCATAATATAAGCAGTAAGTGTATCGCTCGTATCGGAGTCTCATACTTTGTTATCAGTAACAAATGCACATGTAAATGACAAATTGGGGCAATGTACCAAAAAGGTGCGAATTGCGTACTCAAGTACCGGGCTACACGAAGCGTGACACTATAGACAGATGAAACTTCACTGTCCTCATTTCCTACTACgtttttaaaatgtttcaaattttgaTAAGAAAATTATGCATATTACTAAAATAACGTTTCCATGTGAAACAATAACTCAAATTACACAGTAATAATTTGACTTCAATTTCTTAATGAAACAGGAACACTTATGAAATCAACTTACCAGTGCAAAGAAATTCGTGTGGCAGTCCTCCAAACTTGCGCCGTTTGTTTGATGATTCAAATGCGTCATGATTTCTCCATCGTTTTATATTTCGTTTAAATCACCAACCACACGGATAGCCTACTCAGAACCACATAAAATCTGATAATATACACGTACCGTCTGAAGGGTTTTTACGTTCCAATGGCGACTGTAAAATGGCGGATGGGAAACAACAAGCGCAGAGACTCTGTGATTTCTATTGGCTTGTTATGGTCACATGGTATACATGTAACTGTATCATGGCAGCGCTCGCGAGGCATGGGCTGATGAAAGGGGACGAAATTAAATATAGCTTTGGAAATGTGATGTGTATGGTAGGTAGTAATATTTACGTATGGTTATTGAGAGATATGTAATACATTTACCGAGTGAAAACTGTGTGGTAGCCCCTTTGTAATCGATGTCCGAGACATGTTGAAAGAATTGTGTATGTAAACAAACTGTTTTGCTTTTAGTTTATAGCTAGCAAAAAGCTTCTGGCCTCCAAAAATAAGAAGAAAGAGGGGCCTAGAGCTAGAACAATTGAATCGACAGGGGAATCTCTTGCTTCACGAGGGTACTCATTGACACACGATGAATATTTATCATCTCGTTACAGATAGAGCAGTTTGATGATGTCTATCGAATGACTATCTTTAGGTTCGCGCGGCCACAGAAACAGTACATCCCAGAAGGTGACATTAAGAAAAAAATTGACGATATCTGTAAGTCAGTATGGCAAGATAAGAAACAAATCTTGAAACACAGCAATCCAGTAGCAGATTCAGAATTTAAGTTCAGATTGTTGGCAAAATGCTACCAAGAATTCCAACACGGAGTGCCTAATTCACTCTTGCATACAATAGAGTCACTTGGTAAGTAactaattatgtaaaaaaaaaaactgtaatagaATTTTGTGAGGCCtgcttttgcaaagttttatgttccTTAACATCAAGTTGCAAAACTGAGATTGCACATTTTTGTGATTTTAAAGGGGGCCTTTCTAAAACATTGAGAAATGAAACAGTCATGTTTTCCAGTAATGTTAGTTTTAGAGCTTTTATAAGCCTATTATGCACTGTTAGTAAATGAGATTttgtatgttgtttgcagatgatgtaataAATTTCTATGAAACACCTGTAGATGTGACTATTCCATTTGATACGTTGAAAAAGGTGGAGCTGCCAGAGAACCTTCATATACAGTATGAATATCACAGATTTCACCCAGGTGATCAACATTTATACAACTATTCTGACTTTGTTACTGAATACAGGTTATGTATGGACTAAGAACTGAATTTCAATTTTTGGAAAATATTCTTTACTGAAATACTTCTATTATAATGAGAGAATTACTTAACAAAGAGGTTTGTATGGAGCACAGAAAATGTTCTGAAGTGAATAGATGTACAGCTTTATTCAGTTTTGTAAATACAAATATGCCCAAGCAGTTTCTTTGCTATAAGCACTCCATTTGAGTTAAATGTTAGAAGTAGCCTACCATCTGTGGGGAAAGTGGTGCATAGACCGCTTGTGTGGGAAAATTGTGGTGAGATAATGTCAGCAAGAATGGGGCATATGAAGCATCGATAAATTTATTACTATGTGCTGCCAGGTCCTGGATTTCCTATTCCCAGCATGATAGTTTTCAAATAATGTGTTCTCATCACcaatcaaaaagttttgtttctgcAATTTAGTTTTCTTAGTTATTCTtgctcatttatatgatatttcAATATACATTACGCGCAAAAAAGTGTAGCAGTGAGGAGAGGGGAGGAAACAGACTGGAATTTCATCGCTTGAGAGAGTATGTAATGAAATTTCAGTTAGTATCAAagatgagtcaaatttacaaagaactttgcagtatgagcACTTCTCTGGCCTGGGTATATGCACTGATTTAGTTGGAAAGGTTATCATAAAGATGTTGCATACTCTTCTGAAGGCAAGTTGGCCTACAACTGTTTAAATGAGCCTTGATATTTAGGATAATGGCACTGGGATGAAGTTGTACTGGAGATAGAGctgaggatcttgctggccataaGATTATCTCAACATTATGCAGATATTATGGTATatggataatttttacttatggaccgactgacagcaactgaataaaacacaattttagtgccacactaaaattgtgtttttttcagttcctgtcagatggtccataggtgaaaattatcaatataccgtaatattacacgcaactgagaaagacaggactacaaaagttgaaaatatCATGCAGATACTTCACAGAAACCTGTGGTGTTGGTGGACGAAGATTGTTGTGTTGAGAAACAACGGCACACTACAGTCATGTGAGATGCAATTCAGGAGAACACAGGATGTCATTGACCTACTGATGTGCTGTCAAGATTTCCTTCACTCCCTACCAGCCATTATCTGAAGTCTACAAGTGGCTCTTCACACTTATGATGCTGGTAGTAACcctactgtgcctctccaaaacattataAGAATGAGACCTCTCACCAGGTCACCTCCATACTTGCCGGTGACATTCAACCGGGGTAGTGCAGAAACACAATTTATCACTGAACATAAGATGGTACAGTTCATCAGCAGTTTTTGCTTCCTGGTCTTTACACGACTCCAGACACAGCCCTTTGTTTTGAGCTGTTATGTTAACAGCATCTTATGCATgggtggtaattccctagtccagctgctgatACTCTGCAGCTAATGGTGGGCCATGACGTAGAATGTTGCAGGGCGTCAGTTACTTGTTCTCATACACTGAGCGAGGTGACTCAGTGGTTAGCACTTGATTCGGGAGGACAATGCTACAAATCTGTGTCTGGCAAACCAGATTTAggctttccattatttccctaaattgctttatGCAAATGCTTAGATAGTTCCATTGAAAAcgtccagtttccttccccatccatgaaACATTCTGAGCGTGTGCTTTGTCTTTAATAAAGGGATTTTAAAATCTAATCTCCCTCCCTCCTTGGGATGACAGGTGCACAAGTGAAGGAATTAACACTTGCTTTTTGCACAATATTGTGATCCTCTCTTGAGGTGGGTTAGATGCAGTTGATGGGAACCTAGTTGTCAAAGGTGCTTTTTTTCATGTTCCCATGCATTCTAACATCAGCTCACTGTCATGTCCTAATTCCGCACAGATATGGATATTGCACACCCATCCGGCCAAATGTAGATTTCCACAGTGGGGCCATTCAA
This Schistocerca nitens isolate TAMUIC-IGC-003100 chromosome 1, iqSchNite1.1, whole genome shotgun sequence DNA region includes the following protein-coding sequences:
- the LOC126199318 gene encoding 39S ribosomal protein L50, mitochondrial; this translates as MADGKQQAQRLCDFYWLVMVTWYTCNCIMAALARHGLMKGDEIKYSFGNVMCMFIASKKLLASKNKKKEGPRARTIESTGESLASRGFARPQKQYIPEGDIKKKIDDICKSVWQDKKQILKHSNPVADSEFKFRLLAKCYQEFQHGVPNSLLHTIESLDDVINFYETPVDVTIPFDTLKKVELPENLHIQYEYHRFHPETDTMFGGVSAFPLSSTIVTGLRYKKKYKGHIAKPNWM